From Micropterus dolomieu isolate WLL.071019.BEF.003 ecotype Adirondacks linkage group LG21, ASM2129224v1, whole genome shotgun sequence:
caattattattaacTGCCAAGTAACAAGTAAACCATAATCACTCTGTTGAGTCTTGGACACCAGGCTGGAGTTGGGCTAACAGAGTGAGGACAGGGTAGAGCGAGGGTTGGAGGTGCAGCTTGGCCTCATTAGGTGGACCTTGGAGGTCTTGCGCTGCCCCTTTCAGCTCGCCCAGAAGGAAGGGCTGGAGTGCAGAGTAGTGGAAGAAGAAGGCAAGGGGGGACATGCCATGCTGGGTGGGGCCAGCCTCTTCACTGCTGGGCCGCTGGCCGAGCATTCGCGAGCACAGAGAACCTGGAAGATTTTAATTAATGTTGCATTAGGGGTATTTTTTAGACCAGATATTCAATTAGTTAATTAgtcaaaagagagaaaattcattttctgaataaataataactgattttcttgccattttaaagactaaacaattaaaacatttaatcaagAAATGAATGGGTAGATTAACTGATAAGCCATGTTTCATTTTACAAATTTGGACTTAaagtaaagttaactaaatgtGCCTGTGTCTTACTGTAAAGTTGCAGGGCAGCATTCCTCATGACCCAGCAGGGAGAACTGAGCAGAGTGAGTGACAAGATGGCAACAGCAGGAGCAAACTGAAGGACAGCTACTCCCAGACCTGAGCCACGCACCAGGGCCTGCAGAGTGTGAACCGCACACACCTGTAATGGAAAGGAAAATGATGTAACCACATTTGCCTTTGTGGTTAAAAAGACCAATACCCTCATTCTTATGGCTGTGTCTACAAACCTGTGGGAGGTCCAGTGTTTGGTCCCAGTTCTCAGGTAGAGGGGTTTTGGCTGTCTCCAGTAAGGTTTGCATACTGTGGGCTAAcagttgttttgctttgctgGCTTCCCCTGCTGACACAACACATAGGATGAGCATAGGCAACCCCGCAGCCCGCCGGGTCACTGATGTGGAACGAGGGGACTGCACAACCTGCAATCCCTAGAAAGAGACATGAGAGAAAATGCATCTATAAGCCTGGAGTCCAGCATCTctgtttattaataaaaaatggaaaaatacataCACACGTGTCACCACTCACTTGTTTCAGTATTTGGGCCGGGATATCCTTGAGATCTGGATCATTGCTGCTTAATAGAGAGGCACAGAACTTGGTAAAGCCGACACAGCATCCCTCTACTGCCCCCTGGTGAAGAgaagtgtgtttttcagagAACAGGAGCAATGACGTGACTTAATGCCTCTAAATGGATTTATAAAACTTACCCAGTGACGGCATTTGAGGAGAATACTTTTGAATACTTTTGATGCTTTCATTAGATCCTCTTTTGTTAGAAGGCACTTGCTGGGTTTGGATTCTGTGAGAATTCTCTCCACCAAAGAACCTAAAAAGATTCCTATTTCCTAATGAGAAAACATGAAAGCAAGTCATGttgagaaaaaaatacacacgCAGCAaacatgctaagctaaactGCCAGTCCTTTGCCATGTTGAGATAATTTTGGTTAATGGTGCTTCTGGTTCTGTTTTACCTTAAGGGAGACCCAGCAGCAGGTGAGAACGAGGCTGTGCTCttcagacagcaggacacactCCTCTCCATCCCCTTGCCCTCCTCCAGACGCTTGGGCTATTAGAGAGCTGATGGCATTTCCCATATCACAAAAAGAAGGGGGGGCATCTGATACAGAGGAGAGCAATTTCCTGTGTGGTCTcataaataaatctgaaatgtCATGTAATTCATCCCCAAATCGGTATTGTTTCTTACCCTTTTCAGTGGCACAAGCATCCTGGTCGCCATACAGAACacccaacagcagcagagagattTTCTCCAGCAAGCCCAGCACCTCAGTGGTCAGACTGTGATCAAGTATGTCACAGACACTGCTGGGTGCCTCAAGCAAACACCTCTGAAGTGCACTTAAAACACCTGGAACATAATTCGTGACAGGATTTAAACAACTGAACAACATTTTCTAGGGTTGAACATAATTTATGGTGGATGTTAGTGCTGTACATCTTAAGTCTCACCGTGTATAGGCTTGGTTCTGGCAGCAAGCATCATGTCAGCCTTGGCTGTCAGGTAGtgctcctccagctccttcacCAGGAATCTGACCATACAAGAGCCCTTTTGGTTACTTCCACTGCTGACAGTAATGTTAGTGCTCAGCCTGCAGTCCTCAGGCTGGTCTTGTGATCTACAGGTAGAACAACAACTGATGACTGCTTATCCTTCAAGGCTAAGGCATAACTCCGAACGAGGGCATGTAAGGAGGCACGGCTTACTTATGAAGGAGGACCTTCGTCATAAGTGCTCCCATCTGAGCCTCCTGCACCCGAGGGCTGCACAGAAGCTGTTTGGTTCGCGCGAGCAGCACTGCAGCGATATCATCAGGAAATCTGGGTGGGAAAAATCTCAACAGTAACCCAGCTGAGAGCTCCCGGATctgtaaaagaataaaaatatcctTTATCTATTCtctaaaatattttatctgCAACCCTTGAGGCAGTTAAGGCAGCTGTACCTCATTTGTAGAATCTTCTAAACAGCTAATAAGGACCAGCTGTTTTGTCCTGCAGATGAAATCCCACTGTCCTCTTTGTCTGGCACAGTTAGTAAGACACCCCATGTTTGCTGCAAATTGAATTCATGAAGTGTTTAAAATTCCAAgctaaaaaaatgtaaaactattatTTACACATAGTACCTAATATTGACGTCATACAGTAGTATATAGAATacatttggggtttttttatgggggggggggggggggggggggggggggggggggtggccATCTTTCACTGTTTTTTGCCAAACAGACCTGGAGGTTGCCCCTTCTTTTTGTCTGGGCTCCAGGTGTCCGTGCAGGTCTCCAGCACTGCAGACAGCAACAGCAACGCAGTCTTCTTCCTCTGATAACTGTGTCCTGGTGCCAGATAGCTGTATGGAAGTTGACCCAACCATTCGACAAACCCTACatgacacacaaagaaaaaagtgttgatgaaaagaaaatagattTACTGAAAAAAGACAGAACTCTACATTGCAAATAATCCACCAAAGGCAGATATTATTAGGGCCAGTAGCCTTATTTGTCATCCCCTTCCCCTTGATGTATTAAATCATTCAGAATTGTAGTGCAATTTCAAGTTAGGTACAGGTGATTAAGCCTCCATGAGATCTGTTAGTTGTTTCACTTTGCTTTAAAGCGTGGTACTGCAATAGGATACCCCAACTGCAACAAGTCAGTTCGTGAAAAGTCTTCTCCTACATATTCCACAATGAACTCTAAGTGCTATTATTGCAGACAGCAGACCATGTAAAGTTATAGAGCAGGTTCCAAACCTCCTCTGGCAATAACATCAGCACAAAAACTGTGCGCGGGAAGCTTGGCATGGGTTTCCATGGCTGAGCAGCTGCATGCAAGTCTTGCATAACCAAGCACAATGCCAAGCATCTGatggacgagtctgggtttggcgaaTGCCAGGAAAACGTTACCTGCCTGACTATGTGGTGGAGGAGGGATATTgctgtggggttgtttttctgGGGTTGGCCAAGGCTCCTTAGTTTCACTGAAGGGAAATGTTAATGCTTCAGCTTGtcaagacattttggaaaattctGTGCTTCCAATGTTGTGGGAACAATTTGGGGGAAGGCCCTATTCTGTTCCAGCATGACTGTGccccagtgcacaaagcaaggtccatagaGGTATGGTTGGAATACTTTGGTGTGGAAGATCTcaactggcctgcacagagccctgaacTCAACCCTAtcgaacacctttgggatgaactagaATGGAGATTGCGAGCCAGGCCGTCTCGTCAAACATCAGTGTAAGACCTCACAAAATGTTCTTCTGGATGAACGGGCAAACATTCCCACAGACACATTTCCTAGTAGTGTGGGAGCTGGTATAGCTGCAAAGAGGGTACCAATGCCATATTAATGCCTATAGATTTAGAATGGAATGTCATAAAAGCTCCTGTAGGTGTAATGTGGAGCTGTGTCCCAATGCATTTGTCCATAAGGGCTGATTGCAGGACTAAGTATTCCCTGTAGGTTTCTatttttgatttaattattAGTATTTTACCTCTatcaatttaaacaaaataattcaaCATTCAACTGTGAACAACAGGTGTACTGGAAAACAGAAAGGTAGTAATTTAGTGAGCATTAGTAAGGAATATAGGAATGTATACCTGTCAGTATGGACAGTATGATAAATGATAATCAGTCTGTAGAGTAGAACATTTCATTGTTGGGGATTTTGTATCAACAGCTGTCATATCTCACCTATTCCCTGATCCAGCATATCCCGTGCCCTCTCTGAATGGGTGGCATCTCCTTTCTTTTTGCCCTTCTGTCCTCTGATATGTGCCAAGCAGCTGTCTCTGATCCGAACCAGAAATCTCTTCACACTGGCCTGAAAATGTTGTCGAAAAGGCGAGGACTCGCAGTTTAGGTTCTGAGGAATAAACGTCCTCATTATTGACATCTCCTCTGCGGTTGGAGTGTCTTTGGTCTTTGGGCTGCAGCAGAGGAGGTTGAGAGCAGCGAGACGGACTTTGTCATTTGCTGATCCCAGAGCTAGCTGGAGGGTTTCAAGGGTTAAGCTCCCCTGCAGAGCCCAGGGAGAGCCTCCAGTCACGGCTCGATAGGAGCTCATGATGCAGGCCCAAGCGTGGAGGTGGCCAGGGCGGACTGGGTCCAGGGAGGCCAGGAGAGGATCCACAGCGGAGGGGAAGACTTGAAAGGTGCAGGGTAATAAGTGTATTGAGCTGTTGTTCTGTAGAAGAGTTGCATCAGACGTCAGTGCCTCATGAAGCACGGGCCGCCAACGCCTCGCCCACTGATTGGCCAGCTCCAGCTCAGTGCGTGAAGCAGAGTTTTGTGAGCCATCACACAGCTCTCGTCTCTGCTGCTGGATCAAGCACCTGTAAAGCTCCGATCCACATGGCGTCAGGTGATTAGTCGACAAGCACTTCAGGAGATGATTGGGTATTTCAGCATAATGATCCAGCACCTGATCGATTAAAGAAACATCGAAGTCATCATGACCACGACTGACAACATTATAACAGTTAACAGTGTAATAACACTTAACCCTCACCATGTCAGAACCCAGATACGGCAGTAGGGCACAAAGGCGATGATATTTGGCTTTGGCTTCCCATGGTAGTTTGATTATTCGCTGAAGTAGAGTAAAATAAAGAGTCTTCTTTGTGTCACTGAGCTGCTCACAGTCCATCTCATAGATGTCCAGCAGCAGACAAAAGGCACTGCGCACAAAGTCCGACACACCTTCCACCTGCCAATGCACAGTAAACAGACATCAGTGAGCCGTCATGGCagtaatacatatttaaataatttgagaagctagcaagctaatgttaatAAAGCTAAAATTGCATTGTTTAGTAATGCCACGTAGGATAGATTAGGATAACGTCAAGCAAACGTTCTTAGAATACTGTAAACTAACCTGCATTATTTGGCTTTCCATTGAGTTTACAAAGTCAAATAATGTCCCTTtacttaaatgtttttcaggTTTTTGAATTGCAATGAAAGTATGAtgttaacatgacttactgggCTTTCTGCATTGGTCCAGATAATGTGAATGAGCTCTTGCTGCAGGCTGCTGTTGTCAGGCAGAAGGCGAGCGCCCGTCTTCTTCCACATATCAGCCAGACACTCTTTAACTTTCTTCAGCCACAGTGTTAATACTGCAACAGCATGTCATAATTGAACAGGCGATATTTACATTGACGCACATGAATAAACAACCGGGACATTACTCACCTTCGAAGGCAAAGTAGTGACAACCCAGCTTCTCCTCACACAAAGTGGAGACCAGAGGAAACAAACCGTTCAGCAGTAAACACGTCTGAAAAGAAGGGAAATATGGATTTTTGTGATGAAAGCAAGCACAACCaaagtaaaatgtgtgttttttgttttttttaaagtgagctTTTAACTATATTCACTTCTTTGGCATCCACGTGTGAACTGAGCAAGATGTGAGGTCGACAGCAGGTCAGGAGGCCCCTGCTCACAGCCAGCCTATCCACGCCGTCCTTCCCAGTGGGGTTGCACTGTACCTGGAGAGCACCAATAGTCAGCAGCCAGGGCTCTGAGAAATAACAGGGATAAAAGCTATTCTGTCAGGAATCTCTAGGCATTCACAGTCATTTGTAGAATTTGTAGCATATAtagtttttatgcttttttggATATAACTCAAAATGAAATGGGATACAAAGACTACATCCATGTACATGGCCACATACCTGGGTCAAATTCCAAACTGTGATTTGCTCATGCCATTTGTCCAGCAGTGTCTGTGGTTACCTACCTAGGTGAGAGACCTGTAACAGACTCCAGGCAGCAGCTTCTCCAGCTGTGCTCTCTTGTGCTGTGTTGATCAGCATGGCCACAGCAGTGCCTGCCAAAAGACGAGTGTCCCTGTTGCAGCTCTGCAAGGCAGGACACACTGACTGATTAAGACCAAGCAAAGGTAACGACTAAAAATGTGTCTATCTTTTGAATAAGTGACACTGAACTAATGCATTAATGAGAAACCTGTCCAAGTATTATGTTCATTAGAGCCTGCAGGATCGTCTGCACTGGTGGTCCCCCATGCTCCTTGTCCCACACTAGAGGAGCCACTTCATTGGACAACAGCTGAAATATTTGCAAACACACCTGCGGAGATCACAGTTCTCAGGTCCGTCACAAAGATTACACAACAAGTCCGTGATGAATGCAATGGACTGATTCAAGAAACACAGCTGCTCTTCACGTACCTTGACAGCAATGTAACAAAGCGGTCCATCTCTCAATGATTCTTGTTGCAATGCAACAGGGAAAAACTCAGACAATTTAATCAGCAAGGAACGGTATGACTCTCGCCACACTTCACGACCAAGAGCGCTGTCTTCCAGGAACATGCAGGCTATAAAAggtaataacaaacaacaataagTTATTAAGTTGAGTGATAAAATGTGTGacatactgtaaaacaaataaccTCCAGCTAGCACCAACCTCTCTGCTGATCCTCAAAAGACAATATCTGAAAAGACGACACGGTAAAAGTGATCTGCAGTGCCTTTATGCAAATACATGACAAACACAAGTGAAATGAGAGCTCTGTACCTGGTCAGTCTGGACGATGGAGTGCAAACAGTTGTGGATTTCTCTGAAAACCATTGGGTGGTCCACCTTTGCCAAATGTTGCAACATCTGTCAAACAAAGATGAAGCTTTAAAGAGATTCCGTTTTGTTTTAAGAATCGTACAGTGAACAGACATATTGAGGGCTGACCTGGTCAACTTTACGACAGGCTGTGGAGATGTTGACCATCTGCAGC
This genomic window contains:
- the si:ch211-225b11.4 gene encoding thyroid adenoma-associated protein homolog isoform X3, with the translated sequence MVNISTACRKVDQMLQHLAKVDHPMVFREIHNCLHSIVQTDQILSFEDQQRACMFLEDSALGREVWRESYRSLLIKLSEFFPVALQQESLRDGPLCYIAVKVCLQIFQLLSNEVAPLVWDKEHGGPPVQTILQALMNIILGQSCNRDTRLLAGTAVAMLINTAQESTAGEAAAWSLLQVSHLEPWLLTIGALQVQCNPTGKDGVDRLAVSRGLLTCCRPHILLSSHVDAKETCLLLNGLFPLVSTLCEEKLGCHYFAFEVLTLWLKKVKECLADMWKKTGARLLPDNSSLQQELIHIIWTNAESPVEGVSDFVRSAFCLLLDIYEMDCEQLSDTKKTLYFTLLQRIIKLPWEAKAKYHRLCALLPYLGSDMVLDHYAEIPNHLLKCLSTNHLTPCGSELYRCLIQQQRRELCDGSQNSASRTELELANQWARRWRPVLHEALTSDATLLQNNSSIHLLPCTFQVFPSAVDPLLASLDPVRPGHLHAWACIMSSYRAVTGGSPWALQGSLTLETLQLALGSANDKVRLAALNLLCCSPKTKDTPTAEEMSIMRTFIPQNLNCESSPFRQHFQASVKRFLVRIRDSCLAHIRGQKGKKKGDATHSERARDMLDQGIGFVEWLGQLPYSYLAPGHSYQRKKTALLLLSAVLETCTDTWSPDKKKGQPPANMGCLTNCARQRGQWDFICRTKQLVLISCLEDSTNEIRELSAGLLLRFFPPRFPDDIAAVLLARTKQLLCSPRVQEAQMGALMTKVLLHKSQDQPEDCRLSTNITVSSGSNQKGSCMVRFLVKELEEHYLTAKADMMLAARTKPIHGVLSALQRCLLEAPSSVCDILDHSLTTEVLGLLEKISLLLLGVLYGDQDACATEKDAPPSFCDMGNAISSLIAQASGGGQGDGEECVLLSEEHSLVLTCCWVSLKEIGIFLGSLVERILTESKPSKCLLTKEDLMKASKVFKSILLKCRHWGAVEGCCVGFTKFCASLLSSNDPDLKDIPAQILKQGLQVVQSPRSTSVTRRAAGLPMLILCVVSAGEASKAKQLLAHSMQTLLETAKTPLPENWDQTLDLPQVCAVHTLQALVRGSGLGVAVLQFAPAVAILSLTLLSSPCWVMRNAALQLYSSLCSRMLGQRPSSEEAGPTQHGMSPLAFFFHYSALQPFLLGELKGAAQDLQGPPNEAKLHLQPSLYPVLTLLAQLQPGVQDSTEALSDFLPPLLQLSASPIYSVRVMASKALVALTPPSEYMNILIKLAAQLPSPEEHCCHNRLHGQLLQIKAILERALSTDSARSPDLCKVVSRVDASLWLVTETQRCPLVRAAYIAVADSLRRFCCETYLSKLRDTLIHDLQTSQRELQVCDTHAAKVLGPESNRGHCIYMVGLSSFHQQAIHFLCADLKWACQIWYNFSAVSPDLRLSLVTWVVDGRGLQQTSLKDVIQRVLQSNLREALLSQSVEYRRTYLAALVAVMAGGDSTLLPHLAQSAPLEEPILPECLDLFLGDLEDRRGGPEFLSQALYAASLLLSQCSDSSSKISVFQRWCNVLECQRSPDAPELLRMACAEALCVAGVPLMSLTEHSTLPAIKIRLINTGLYLLQDQSQQVRTKAACFTSMLHHVRRGESQRSVYLMQVNQALPRLLDLMVDECWDTPGTLEVLLCNLPQSDLRSVLREASETGCSSLYEQDEANVFAEPSVMSAHVLPYLLQMAEKYSESSALAQSLTAWAEESAAQVLDSLAFCKELQPDETLTPAWLALLMDPLLHSTLCGLFTRAAFLLRLLKTCDNVQHLCDPSSLHMCLQEVCSLLSQNGVHFPSAVTAAVAGELPL
- the si:ch211-225b11.4 gene encoding thyroid adenoma-associated protein homolog isoform X2 — encoded protein: MLSFEDLMTRLQDCVIAQDQAPENVSQTLGLFIDKLSESSRSSVKRCKERCLEEAVQLLRQIPQAQLHVLEESHLLLLVRLLISVQLQMVNISTACRKVDQMLQHLAKVDHPMVFREIHNCLHSIVQTDQILSFEDQQRACMFLEDSALGREVWRESYRSLLIKLSEFFPVALQQESLRDGPLCYIAVKVCLQIFQLLSNEVAPLVWDKEHGGPPVQTILQALMNIILGQSCNRDTRLLAGTAVAMLINTAQESTAGEAAAWSLLQVSHLEPWLLTIGALQVQCNPTGKDGVDRLAVSRGLLTCCRPHILLSSHVDAKETCLLLNGLFPLVSTLCEEKLGCHYFAFEVLTLWLKKVKECLADMWKKTGARLLPDNSSLQQELIHIIWTNAESPVEGVSDFVRSAFCLLLDIYEMDCEQLSDTKKTLYFTLLQRIIKLPWEAKAKYHRLCALLPYLGSDMVLDHYAEIPNHLLKCLSTNHLTPCGSELYRCLIQQQRRELCDGSQNSASRTELELANQWARRWRPVLHEALTSDATLLQNNSSIHLLPCTFQVFPSAVDPLLASLDPVRPGHLHAWACIMSSYRAVTGGSPWALQGSLTLETLQLALGSANDKVRLAALNLLCCSPKTKDTPTAEEMSIMRTFIPQNLNCESSPFRQHFQASVKRFLVRIRDSCLAHIRGQKGKKKGDATHSERARDMLDQGIGFVEWLGQLPYSYLAPGHSYQRKKTALLLLSAVLETCTDTWSPDKKKGQPPANMGCLTNCARQRGQWDFICRTKQLVLISCLEDSTNEIRELSAGLLLRFFPPRFPDDIAAVLLARTKQLLCSPRVQEAQMGALMTKVLLHKSQDQPEDCRLSTNITVSSGSNQKGSCMVRFLVKELEEHYLTAKADMMLAARTKPIHGVLSALQRCLLEAPSSVCDILDHSLTTEVLGLLEKISLLLLGVLYGDQDACATEKDAPPSFCDMGNAISSLIAQASGGGQGDGEECVLLSEEHSLVLTCCWVSLKEIGIFLGSLVERILTESKPSKCLLTKEDLMKASKVFKSILLKCRHWGAVEGCCVGFTKFCASLLSSNDPDLKDIPAQILKQGLQVVQSPRSTSVTRRAAGLPMLILCVVSAGEASKAKQLLAHSMQTLLETAKTPLPENWDQTLDLPQVCAVHTLQALVRGSGLGVAVLQFAPAVAILSLTLLSSPCWVMRNAALQLYSSLCSRMLGQRPSSEEAGPTQHGMSPLAFFFHYSALQPFLLGELKGAAQDLQGPPNEAKLHLQPSLYPVLTLLAQLQPGVQDSTEALSDFLPPLLQLSASPIYSVRVMASKALVALTPPSEYMNILIKLAAQLPSPEEHCCHNRLHGQLLQIKAILERALSTDSARSPDLCKVVSRVDASLWLVTETQRCPLVRAAYIAVADSLRRFCCETYLSKLRDTLIHDLQTSQRELQVGLSSFHQQAIHFLCADLKWACQIWYNFSAVSPDLRLSLVTWVVDGRGLQQTSLKDVIQRVLQSNLREALLSQSVEYRRTYLAALVAVMAGGDSTLLPHLAQSAPLEEPILPECLDLFLGDLEDRRGGPEFLSQALYAASLLLSQCSDSSSKISVFQRWCNVLECQRSPDAPELLRMACAEALCVAGVPLMSLTEHSTLPAIKIRLINTGLYLLQDQSQQVRTKAACFTSMLHHVRRGESQRSVYLMQVNQALPRLLDLMVDECWDTPGTLEVLLCNLPQSDLRSVLREASETGCSSLYEQDEANVFAEPSVMSAHVLPYLLQMAEKYSESSALAQSLTAWAEESAAQVLDSLAFCKELQPDETLTPAWLALLMDPLLHSTLCGLFTRAAFLLRLLKTCDNVQHLCDPSSLHMCLQEVCSLLSQNGVHFPSAVTAAVAGELPL
- the si:ch211-225b11.4 gene encoding thyroid adenoma-associated protein homolog isoform X1: MLSFEDLMTRLQDCVIAQDQAPENVSQTLGLFIDKLSESSRSSVKRCKERCLEEAVQLLRQIPQAQLHVLEESHLLLLVRLLISVQLQMVNISTACRKVDQMLQHLAKVDHPMVFREIHNCLHSIVQTDQILSFEDQQRACMFLEDSALGREVWRESYRSLLIKLSEFFPVALQQESLRDGPLCYIAVKVCLQIFQLLSNEVAPLVWDKEHGGPPVQTILQALMNIILGQSCNRDTRLLAGTAVAMLINTAQESTAGEAAAWSLLQVSHLEPWLLTIGALQVQCNPTGKDGVDRLAVSRGLLTCCRPHILLSSHVDAKETCLLLNGLFPLVSTLCEEKLGCHYFAFEVLTLWLKKVKECLADMWKKTGARLLPDNSSLQQELIHIIWTNAESPVEGVSDFVRSAFCLLLDIYEMDCEQLSDTKKTLYFTLLQRIIKLPWEAKAKYHRLCALLPYLGSDMVLDHYAEIPNHLLKCLSTNHLTPCGSELYRCLIQQQRRELCDGSQNSASRTELELANQWARRWRPVLHEALTSDATLLQNNSSIHLLPCTFQVFPSAVDPLLASLDPVRPGHLHAWACIMSSYRAVTGGSPWALQGSLTLETLQLALGSANDKVRLAALNLLCCSPKTKDTPTAEEMSIMRTFIPQNLNCESSPFRQHFQASVKRFLVRIRDSCLAHIRGQKGKKKGDATHSERARDMLDQGIGFVEWLGQLPYSYLAPGHSYQRKKTALLLLSAVLETCTDTWSPDKKKGQPPANMGCLTNCARQRGQWDFICRTKQLVLISCLEDSTNEIRELSAGLLLRFFPPRFPDDIAAVLLARTKQLLCSPRVQEAQMGALMTKVLLHKSQDQPEDCRLSTNITVSSGSNQKGSCMVRFLVKELEEHYLTAKADMMLAARTKPIHGVLSALQRCLLEAPSSVCDILDHSLTTEVLGLLEKISLLLLGVLYGDQDACATEKDAPPSFCDMGNAISSLIAQASGGGQGDGEECVLLSEEHSLVLTCCWVSLKEIGIFLGSLVERILTESKPSKCLLTKEDLMKASKVFKSILLKCRHWGAVEGCCVGFTKFCASLLSSNDPDLKDIPAQILKQGLQVVQSPRSTSVTRRAAGLPMLILCVVSAGEASKAKQLLAHSMQTLLETAKTPLPENWDQTLDLPQVCAVHTLQALVRGSGLGVAVLQFAPAVAILSLTLLSSPCWVMRNAALQLYSSLCSRMLGQRPSSEEAGPTQHGMSPLAFFFHYSALQPFLLGELKGAAQDLQGPPNEAKLHLQPSLYPVLTLLAQLQPGVQDSTEALSDFLPPLLQLSASPIYSVRVMASKALVALTPPSEYMNILIKLAAQLPSPEEHCCHNRLHGQLLQIKAILERALSTDSARSPDLCKVVSRVDASLWLVTETQRCPLVRAAYIAVADSLRRFCCETYLSKLRDTLIHDLQTSQRELQVCDTHAAKVLGPESNRGHCIYMVGLSSFHQQAIHFLCADLKWACQIWYNFSAVSPDLRLSLVTWVVDGRGLQQTSLKDVIQRVLQSNLREALLSQSVEYRRTYLAALVAVMAGGDSTLLPHLAQSAPLEEPILPECLDLFLGDLEDRRGGPEFLSQALYAASLLLSQCSDSSSKISVFQRWCNVLECQRSPDAPELLRMACAEALCVAGVPLMSLTEHSTLPAIKIRLINTGLYLLQDQSQQVRTKAACFTSMLHHVRRGESQRSVYLMQVNQALPRLLDLMVDECWDTPGTLEVLLCNLPQSDLRSVLREASETGCSSLYEQDEANVFAEPSVMSAHVLPYLLQMAEKYSESSALAQSLTAWAEESAAQVLDSLAFCKELQPDETLTPAWLALLMDPLLHSTLCGLFTRAAFLLRLLKTCDNVQHLCDPSSLHMCLQEVCSLLSQNGVHFPSAVTAAVAGELPL
- the si:ch211-225b11.4 gene encoding thyroid adenoma-associated protein homolog isoform X4; protein product: MLINTAQESTAGEAAAWSLLQVSHLEPWLLTIGALQVQCNPTGKDGVDRLAVSRGLLTCCRPHILLSSHVDAKETCLLLNGLFPLVSTLCEEKLGCHYFAFEVLTLWLKKVKECLADMWKKTGARLLPDNSSLQQELIHIIWTNAESPVEGVSDFVRSAFCLLLDIYEMDCEQLSDTKKTLYFTLLQRIIKLPWEAKAKYHRLCALLPYLGSDMVLDHYAEIPNHLLKCLSTNHLTPCGSELYRCLIQQQRRELCDGSQNSASRTELELANQWARRWRPVLHEALTSDATLLQNNSSIHLLPCTFQVFPSAVDPLLASLDPVRPGHLHAWACIMSSYRAVTGGSPWALQGSLTLETLQLALGSANDKVRLAALNLLCCSPKTKDTPTAEEMSIMRTFIPQNLNCESSPFRQHFQASVKRFLVRIRDSCLAHIRGQKGKKKGDATHSERARDMLDQGIGFVEWLGQLPYSYLAPGHSYQRKKTALLLLSAVLETCTDTWSPDKKKGQPPANMGCLTNCARQRGQWDFICRTKQLVLISCLEDSTNEIRELSAGLLLRFFPPRFPDDIAAVLLARTKQLLCSPRVQEAQMGALMTKVLLHKSQDQPEDCRLSTNITVSSGSNQKGSCMVRFLVKELEEHYLTAKADMMLAARTKPIHGVLSALQRCLLEAPSSVCDILDHSLTTEVLGLLEKISLLLLGVLYGDQDACATEKDAPPSFCDMGNAISSLIAQASGGGQGDGEECVLLSEEHSLVLTCCWVSLKEIGIFLGSLVERILTESKPSKCLLTKEDLMKASKVFKSILLKCRHWGAVEGCCVGFTKFCASLLSSNDPDLKDIPAQILKQGLQVVQSPRSTSVTRRAAGLPMLILCVVSAGEASKAKQLLAHSMQTLLETAKTPLPENWDQTLDLPQVCAVHTLQALVRGSGLGVAVLQFAPAVAILSLTLLSSPCWVMRNAALQLYSSLCSRMLGQRPSSEEAGPTQHGMSPLAFFFHYSALQPFLLGELKGAAQDLQGPPNEAKLHLQPSLYPVLTLLAQLQPGVQDSTEALSDFLPPLLQLSASPIYSVRVMASKALVALTPPSEYMNILIKLAAQLPSPEEHCCHNRLHGQLLQIKAILERALSTDSARSPDLCKVVSRVDASLWLVTETQRCPLVRAAYIAVADSLRRFCCETYLSKLRDTLIHDLQTSQRELQVCDTHAAKVLGPESNRGHCIYMVGLSSFHQQAIHFLCADLKWACQIWYNFSAVSPDLRLSLVTWVVDGRGLQQTSLKDVIQRVLQSNLREALLSQSVEYRRTYLAALVAVMAGGDSTLLPHLAQSAPLEEPILPECLDLFLGDLEDRRGGPEFLSQALYAASLLLSQCSDSSSKISVFQRWCNVLECQRSPDAPELLRMACAEALCVAGVPLMSLTEHSTLPAIKIRLINTGLYLLQDQSQQVRTKAACFTSMLHHVRRGESQRSVYLMQVNQALPRLLDLMVDECWDTPGTLEVLLCNLPQSDLRSVLREASETGCSSLYEQDEANVFAEPSVMSAHVLPYLLQMAEKYSESSALAQSLTAWAEESAAQVLDSLAFCKELQPDETLTPAWLALLMDPLLHSTLCGLFTRAAFLLRLLKTCDNVQHLCDPSSLHMCLQEVCSLLSQNGVHFPSAVTAAVAGELPL